One Gemmatimonadaceae bacterium DNA segment encodes these proteins:
- the otsB gene encoding trehalose-phosphatase — translation MRILRTPFDLDTFFVDLSRAPRAVLMLDYDGTLAPFRREPARAAPYPGIVPALDELTANGRTRLVIVSGRWTRDLLPLLALRERPEIWGVYGWERLFPDGSYVIGALPEAARAALVVADGWAQDLMALGAREERKPASIAFHWRGRREQEIGSIREALVHRWTKLGRPSALALRDFDGGMELCATGHDKGDAVRTVVAEAGSDAVIAFLGDDYADEDAFRAVPDTGAAVLVSHALRQTAAHLWLQPPGELLMFLRRWRAAQRG, via the coding sequence ATGCGAATCCTACGCACGCCTTTTGACCTCGACACGTTCTTTGTCGATCTGTCTCGCGCGCCACGAGCGGTGTTGATGCTCGACTACGACGGCACGCTCGCGCCGTTTCGCCGCGAGCCAGCCCGAGCCGCGCCGTACCCTGGCATTGTGCCAGCGCTAGACGAGCTCACGGCGAATGGTCGAACGCGCCTCGTAATCGTGAGCGGTCGATGGACACGCGACCTGCTGCCGTTGCTTGCGCTGCGCGAACGTCCTGAGATCTGGGGCGTTTATGGGTGGGAACGGCTCTTTCCCGACGGCAGCTACGTAATCGGGGCTTTGCCGGAGGCAGCACGCGCTGCCCTCGTAGTCGCGGACGGATGGGCGCAGGATTTGATGGCGCTCGGTGCGCGCGAGGAGCGGAAACCTGCGAGCATCGCGTTTCATTGGCGCGGTCGACGCGAGCAAGAGATCGGCTCGATTCGCGAAGCGCTCGTGCACCGATGGACGAAATTGGGTCGCCCCTCGGCGCTCGCTCTTCGCGATTTCGACGGCGGTATGGAATTGTGTGCGACCGGCCACGACAAAGGTGACGCGGTGCGCACGGTCGTGGCTGAAGCCGGCTCGGACGCCGTCATCGCGTTTCTCGGAGACGACTATGCGGACGAGGACGCGTTCCGCGCGGTTCCCGACACCGGCGCGGCCGTGCTCGTCTCGCACGCGCTACGACAGACGGCGGCCCACCTTTGGCTGCAACCGCCGGGTGAGCTGCTGATGTTTTTGCGACGGTGGCGCGCCGCACAGAGGGGATAG
- a CDS encoding Na+/H+ antiporter NhaA: MPIVDTALSGDAPQSIALGVTLGLLLGKPLGVFALVAAAQHPGLCAVPADIGRRGLGLVAVLAGIGFTMAIFIANLAFESPAALDTAKLAVLVASSASALSAVVLGWIWFGDSAGTGKD; encoded by the coding sequence GTGCCGATTGTCGACACGGCTCTTTCCGGTGATGCTCCACAAAGCATCGCGTTAGGAGTTACCCTCGGTTTGTTACTCGGCAAGCCGCTTGGCGTGTTCGCGCTCGTCGCCGCTGCTCAGCATCCGGGTCTCTGCGCCGTGCCTGCGGATATTGGGAGAAGGGGACTTGGTCTGGTAGCCGTGCTCGCTGGAATCGGCTTCACGATGGCGATCTTCATCGCGAATCTCGCATTCGAGTCCCCGGCTGCCCTCGATACCGCGAAGCTAGCCGTACTCGTGGCGTCATCCGCGTCCGCCCTGAGCGCAGTCGTGCTCGGATGGATTTGGTTCGGCGATTCCGCTGGGACAGGTAAGGACTGA